The genomic window GTAATCCAGAGTTGTCGCTACTTGGTAGATTTCCGTTTGATCGTTGTATTTTGTTTGTTTTCCTGTGAATTTTTCTACGCTTAATGGATCTATGATGTGGTGAGCACCCGCTGTCGGCAGGGGTTTTTCTTTAAGGTCTTTGATTTTCCCGCCGTTTGCATTGTCTATGAGAAGAACGTCTAATGTTTTTCTGTATTTTCCATTGAGGTGTTTTTTTGTTCTTTTTACCATCACGTTTTTAGGATTTATATCTCTGTGGTAAAGTCCGTTATCTTTGAAGTATTTGGCTTTTTGCAGTAATTGCGTTGCTAAGTCTTCCCACTCTGTCTTAGAAATTCTTTCTTCTGTTCCTTCTTTTATTTTTTGAACGATATCTTCTAGTTTTTCGTAGTGTTTGTAGAATTTGGTTACTGTTATTGCAGGTCCTTTTTCTGTTTCTTCATAGTAGTCTATGATTGGTATGATTCCATTTAGTTCTGGATCTGGTAGTAACGAAGTTATTTTTTGTTCGTTGTTTGTGTTGTATCCTCTTTCTAAATGTCTTATTGCTCTTGGGCTTTCCGATTTTCCGTCTGTTTTGAGAATTCTTTGTTCTTTTCCATTTCCCCATTCGGCTAAATATAATATTCCAGGTCCATCTGAACTGAAATGTATTATGTTTTTGTATTTTTCAGATACTTTCATTTTTACGTATTCTGCTCTTTCAGCTATCAGTTCAATCTTTGACATTTGAGGAATCTTTTTTCCGGCAGTGAATGGATCTTTCATTTTAGTTTTCTTCCTCCATTTCTTCCGGTTCTTCCAGAACATCTATTTTTAGTTGTACGATTGTTTTTGGTTTAAGTTTTTTTTCAAGAATTCTTGGTATGACTATTATGGATTGCTTTCCATGTTTTGCTATTTTTTTTGTTAATATGAATGTTTTTTCCATTTTTATAATTCACTTAATACTTTTGTTTGATATTTTGATAAATTGTATATTTCTGTCTTGTTTGGATAATTTGTTATTAGTTTTTCAATCCCTTTTTTGAAATCTTTGTCTAGTATTGGTTTAACTAGTAGAAATCCTATGTCATAAAAATCTTTGATGGTGTATTTTTTTGGAGATTTGTATAATGTTTCTGTTATTGTTTCTTCGTTTGGCGTTTTGTGTGTTAAATACTCAAAATATGTTGATATTCCTTCTGAGACCATTTTCATTCCATGTTCTTCTTCGGCTATTGCCCATGGTTTGCTTAAGTTATAAGTTCCCCAGTTTTTTGCATTTAATTTTTCTTTATGTAGGTCTGTATATAAGTGTCCTAGTTCGTGAGATATTAGTCTTTGTATGAATTTTGTATCTAATGAATCTTGTGTTATTAATTTCGTATTCATTTTTATTGTTTTTTTTGTTTTGTCATATGTTGCACATGCTAAAGAGAATTCGTCCATTATGGAAATTTTTGGTTTTTGTGAGTATGTGATTCCTAGCGATTCGTGTTTTTTTAGAACTGTTTCTAGATCTTTTTCGTATATTTCTTTTCCTAATTTTTGTAACATTTGATTATTGTGTGTTGTTATTTTTCTAACTATTTCTGTTGTTTTTTGTTTATTTTCAATTTGGCAAGAATACATCAATAATATTGTTGTCCCTAAAATCATCAATTTTTTTATTTTTTCCATTTTTTATGTATTTTTTATGTATAATATTTTAGAATTTATATATTTTACTACTATTTAATGATAAAACAATTAATTTCAATATGGAAAATAATTTGAGGAGTATATACTTGCAAAAATGAAAGTGAATTGTGTTGTTCTTGATTTGAGTTTATCTGCAGAAATACTTGGCAGGTAGGCTTTGGTTAATTACTGGGGATTTGTATATGTTTATGGTAGCCAGCTTTTTTCATTCTTCATTTTTTCAGGCAAGTAATCAGAAATTACGAAATTAAGTCCGTGTTTTGCAAGAGCTTGCTGTTCTGCTCTAACTTTCATTTGTATCATTTCTTTCAGTGCATTTTGCCATTCTTTATAATCTTTAACGAATGGATCATTTTTTAGTGCATCTTTAGCTCTTTTTATATCTACTTCTTTTAGAGGGTGTGTTGGCAATTTGTATTCTGTTATGTCTCGAGGTGTTATGCCTAAAAAGTTTGCTTTTGGCACGCAGAAAAATTCGTTTATATGTGCTGCGTTTCCCGATCCTACTTTTAATGTTCTGTATATGTTCATCATTCCATAAGGATCTCCATCTGTAAATACATGTACTGGTAAGTTTGCTTCGTCTGATAATTTTCTTATGAATCTTCTGCAACTTCTTGATGGTACTCCGCTCATTGATATTATTATGCAGTTTGCTTTTTTCCAATATTGGTGTTTGTTTAGTCTTTCAAACATTCCTTGTGTTTCTATTGCTAGTACAAATTTTGCTTTTGTTTCAAATTTTAAGTGTTCTACGTCGCTTGGTATTGAATAACTTCCCGATCCAAACTTTGTGCAGTCTATTTTTATTTCTTTTTTTGTTGTCGAATCTTTATCAATTACGGTTAGTTCTCCAGCAACGGATCCGCCGTGTTCATCAGCTATAAATCCTAGTTGTTCTCTGTTGCAAGCAAATGTAGCTTCTATGTCATCCATTACAGCATCTGATTCTGGTTGTTCTTTGAATCTGGCTTCTCCCCAATTTTTGCTTACATAGTATGCTTCTCTTTTTGTGGCTATGTCTTCTGAGTTTATCAAATCTTTTGATAAAGCCATCATTTTAAGTGTTTGTGCGAATGTTTTTACGGTGTTTGCTGTCAATGTTCTTTTTTTCATCATACCTTTAAGTTCGAAAAAACCGTCTTTTTTGTTATATATTACATTGTTTAAAGATCTTACAGGAGATTCCATTTCTGCTTTTTCTTTTAGTTTGATGTTTGTGAATAATTTTTTTGCTGTTGTTTGTATTTTTTCTAGAGTTTTAGTCATTTTTCATCCTCTTCGTCAGCGTTTTCTTCGCTAAATTCGGAATTTGAATCGTGCTCTTTTTCTCTTCCTATTTTTGCGAATTCTTCATTGTATTCTTCGTTTTTTGTAGGGTCAAAATCTAATGAGTCTACTTTTCCTCTTTGCTGTTCTAAGAGTTCTGTAAGATTTTCTTTTATTATTTCTTCATCTGTTGCTGAACAATTTGTTAGTTCTTTTAATGCTTCTGCAATGTGGGGTATGTATGTTTCTATGTAGCTTCTTTTTTTAAGTTCTTCTTTCACTCTTTTTTTCTTTTTTACATATTTTGCAAGGTTTCTTCCTGCTTCTTGTATTGCGAGTTTCATTTCTTTTATAATCTCAGGGTAGTGCGCTATTGCTTCTTTTGCTTCACTTGTAAATGGAACCCACACAGATGCTATGTGTATTACTATTGTTATTGGGCCTACAGGCATGTTGCTTCCTGTTTGTTGTATGCCGTAGCTTTTCCAATTTGTTTGGGTTATTGATTCTTGTGTGGCACATGCGCCTTGTTGGTATAGTAATGGTACTCGATTTGCAAATCTCATTACGTTGATTGATTTGTCTGCAGGTTGATCTCCTCCGTATGCTATTGCTACTTCTATTGCGAAAGGATTTCCTCTATATACTGAGGGTGGTCTTGAAACTGATGTGTAAAATTCTGCGTTGATCTCTTTTTTTATTCCTTTCTCCAGCATTGTTTCTCCCAGAGGAACTATGCAGTCTGTAGGAGGCATCATCAGTTTTGTTTTCTTTATACCATTCATTAGTTGTTCTGCCATGTCTCTTGACATGTCTTTAGTTTTTGTTTTGCTTAATAATTTAGAATTTTCCAATATTTCTTCTGCGGCTTTATCTCCCACTCTTGAAAAGTCTTCTTTTAAGAATTGTTTTACTGTTTTTGTTTCTGTTCTTTGGAGCATTTTTATGAGCATTCCTAGCTCTACTCCGTATGGGTGCGGTTTTATTTCTTGTGCTTGTTTTGGTTTTTCTTCTGTTGCTCTAACAAGCATTAGTTGTTCTCCTTTTGGGGGTTGGTATATTAGTGTTACGTGCGGATTAATTACTGCGGTTTCTCTTATGTATTCGTCCACGCTTTGTGAGCCTTTGTTATAACTTGCTTCTAGATCTATTTCTATTCTAGTTCCGTTTTCTTTATACCATTCTTTTTTTACGTCTTTTATTATGTCTGGTTTATTTGTTGCAGTATCTATTTTTAGCTCGTAATAGTGTGCAGGTTCGTTTGGGTGTATTTTTGAGATTATTTTTGCAGGTTTTCCAGTTGTTAATTGTGCGTACATTACAGCGGCAGAGATTCCTATCCCTTGCTGTCCTCTTTGCATTTTTAGTTTATGAAATTTTGATCCATATAATAGTTTAGCGAATATTTTTGGTATTTGGGCTTTTACTATTCCAGGACCGTTGTCTTCTACAATTACTCTGAATTTATCTGTTCCTATTTCGTGTATTTCCACAGTTATTTCTGGCAATATGTCTGCTTCTTCGCAAGCATCTAAGGAATTATCAACTGCTTCTTTTATTGTGGTGAGTAGTGCTTTTCTTTTATTGTCAAATCCTAACAGGTGTCTGTTTTTTTCGAAGAATTCAGCTATGGATATTTCTCTTTGACTTTTGGCCATTTCGTGGGCTTTTGATTGGTTGTTTGTTTTTTTGGGCTCTATTAGTTCTTTTACTTCTTTAGATTTGTTTTCTTCTTCAGTTTCTGAATAGTCTTCTAGTTTTGTATCTGTCATGTTATT from Candidatus Woesearchaeota archaeon includes these protein-coding regions:
- a CDS encoding DNA topoisomerase IV subunit A — translated: MTKTLEKIQTTAKKLFTNIKLKEKAEMESPVRSLNNVIYNKKDGFFELKGMMKKRTLTANTVKTFAQTLKMMALSKDLINSEDIATKREAYYVSKNWGEARFKEQPESDAVMDDIEATFACNREQLGFIADEHGGSVAGELTVIDKDSTTKKEIKIDCTKFGSGSYSIPSDVEHLKFETKAKFVLAIETQGMFERLNKHQYWKKANCIIISMSGVPSRSCRRFIRKLSDEANLPVHVFTDGDPYGMMNIYRTLKVGSGNAAHINEFFCVPKANFLGITPRDITEYKLPTHPLKEVDIKRAKDALKNDPFVKDYKEWQNALKEMIQMKVRAEQQALAKHGLNFVISDYLPEKMKNEKSWLP
- a CDS encoding DNA topoisomerase VI subunit B — its product is MTDTKLEDYSETEEENKSKEVKELIEPKKTNNQSKAHEMAKSQREISIAEFFEKNRHLLGFDNKRKALLTTIKEAVDNSLDACEEADILPEITVEIHEIGTDKFRVIVEDNGPGIVKAQIPKIFAKLLYGSKFHKLKMQRGQQGIGISAAVMYAQLTTGKPAKIISKIHPNEPAHYYELKIDTATNKPDIIKDVKKEWYKENGTRIEIDLEASYNKGSQSVDEYIRETAVINPHVTLIYQPPKGEQLMLVRATEEKPKQAQEIKPHPYGVELGMLIKMLQRTETKTVKQFLKEDFSRVGDKAAEEILENSKLLSKTKTKDMSRDMAEQLMNGIKKTKLMMPPTDCIVPLGETMLEKGIKKEINAEFYTSVSRPPSVYRGNPFAIEVAIAYGGDQPADKSINVMRFANRVPLLYQQGACATQESITQTNWKSYGIQQTGSNMPVGPITIVIHIASVWVPFTSEAKEAIAHYPEIIKEMKLAIQEAGRNLAKYVKKKKRVKEELKKRSYIETYIPHIAEALKELTNCSATDEEIIKENLTELLEQQRGKVDSLDFDPTKNEEYNEEFAKIGREKEHDSNSEFSEENADEEDEK